The Halostagnicola kamekurae sequence GCCGGGAGCGCGGTCCACGGGATGGCCGTCGAGTACACGCGAGCTTGGTTCGTTGGGACGGTCACCGTCTTCGCGTTCTTCATGTTTCAGGCGCTGTTGCGCGGGTGGGGCGACACGCGAACGCCGCTTTACCTGATGACCGTCAGCGTCGTCCTCAACGTCGTCCTCGACCCGTTCCTCATCCTCGGGTTCGAAAACAATCCGCTGTTCGGCGCGCTCGGATTAGGGGCTCTCGAGTCGTCGCTGTACTCGCTGACCGGCTTCACCGGTCTCGGCGTCGAGGGTGCGGCGATCGCGACGGTATTTAGCCGCGCGGTCGGCGCGTTCGTGGGCCTGTGGTTGCTGTTCTCCGGAGAGCTCGGGATCAAACCGTCGCTCTCGCAGTTTCGCTTACAACTCGAGTCCGTCACGAAGCTCGTCCGACTCGGAATCCCCGCGGGGATCGAACAGAGCACTCGAGCCCTCGGGATTACGGTCTTGACGGCGTTGGTCGCAATCGCCGGTTCGGACGCCGTCGCGGCCTTCGGCGTCGGCAGTCGCGTCTACGCAATATTCACCCTCCTCTCGCTGGGAATCGCACAGGCGACCGAGGTCGTCGTCGGGCAGAACCTCGGCGCACAGCAGTCCGATCGCGCCCGCAACGGCGTCCTGTTGAACGCCGGGATCATCGGCGGAGCGTTCGCGGCGATGAGCGTTGCCGTCTACGCGTTCGCACCGGAGATAATCGGCGTCTTCCTGACCGGCGAGGAGTCGGCGACGGTGATCGACATGGGTGCCGAGTTCCTCACGATCGTCGGTCCGACGTTCGCCTTCCTCGGGGTGTTCCAGATCCTGATGGGGGCGTTCCGCGGCAGCGGGAGCACCCGGATCGCCATGGCGTTCTCGATCCTCTCGCTGTGGATCATCCAGGTCCCGGTCGCCTACGGACTCATCCAGTGGGGTGGGTTCGGCGAAACCGGCGTCTGGTACGCGATGGCGATCTCGAACGTCGTGAGCGTCGTCGTCGCGGGCCTCTGGTTCTTCCGAGGCACCTGGACGAGCGGCGTCGTCGACACGCCCGCGTCGCCGACCGCAGACTGATCTCGACTACACGTTTCGAGGAACGTTTCTCGCTGCCGGACTCCGTTGACCGACGACTCGTCTCGAGTCGCGATTATTCGGGAACGTCGTCGACCAGATCGTCGGCGATGCCGGTGTACCCTGCCGGCGTCAACGCATGCAGTTCCTCGCGGACATCTTCGTCGATATCGAGGTCGTCGAACAGTTCTCTGAAGTCCGCGATCGAAACGTCCTTGCCCCGGGTGACGGCCTTGACCCGCTCGTAGGCATCCGCCTGTCCCTCTCGTCTGAGAATCGTCTGGACCGCCTCGCCGATGATTTCGGGGGTCGACTCGAGTTCGTCGCGCATGACCTGCTCGTTGGGGACGACCTTCGAGAGGCCCGCAGCGGACTTCTTGTAGCCGATGAGACAGTGTGCGAGCGCGGCACCGATGTTCCGTTTGACCGTCGAATCCGACAGGTCCCGCTGGAGCCTCGAGGTCGTGACGTACTCGGCGAGGAAGGTCAGATCCGAGTTGGCCTTCGAGAGGTTGCCCTCGCTGTTCTCGAAGTCGATCGGGTTGACCTTGTGGGGCATCGTCGAAGAGCCGGTTTCGCCTTCGACGGCCTCCTGGCCGAGGTAGCGATCGGAGACGTAGAGCCACATGTCCCGATCGAGGTCGAGCAATACGTCGTTGACGCCGCGGAAGGCGTCGAACAGCGCCGAGAGGTCGTCGCAGGGGTTAACCTGCGTCGTGAGCGGTTCGAACTCGAGGCCGAGGTCGGTGACGAACGCCTCGGCGAAGGACTGCCAGTCGACGTCCGGGTACGCCGCGACGTGGGCGGCGTAGGTGCCGCTCGCACCGCCGAGTTTCCCCCGGAGTTCGTCGGTCGCGTCGCGAACGCGAGCCGTCGTTCGACCGAGACGGGCCGCATAGACGGCCAGTTCCTTCCCGAAGGTGGTCGGCGTTGCGGGCTGGCCGTGCGTTCGCGCGAGCATCGGCAGGTCCCGGTGTTCGCGGGCCATCTCCGCGAGCGTGTCTTGCAGTTCGTACAGTTCGCCCAACAGCACGTCCTCGACGGCGTCCCGGACGAGCAGACGATGGGCGAGGTTGTTCACGTCCTCGCTCGTGAGTCCGAAGTGGATCCACGCGGAAGCGTCGCTGTCTGCGGGCAGGTTGTGACGGATGAAGTACTCGACCGCCTTCACGTCGTGGTTCGTGGCCTCGAACTCTTCGTAGCCCTCGGTCTCGAGGGTCTTGATCAACCGCGCGTCCTCCTCGGCGAAGTGGTTGTACAGCCCCGAGAGCTGGGTGCGCTCGTCGGTGTCTAACTCGAGCGGCGTCGCCTCGCAGTCGGCGAGCGCGATCAGATACTCCACTTCGACGCGGACGCGGGCGCGCATGAGCGCGGCTTCGCTGGCGTACGGCGACAGCGGTGCGGTGCGGCCGCCGTACCGGCCGTCGAGCGGGGAGACGGCGTACAGCGCGTGAGTGTCGGTCATGCTCGAGCATCCTCCAGCGCGGTCCAAAAGCGTATCGAAACTGGAGGCCACGAGCGTGCATACTGTCCGGGATACTTCGGTTCGTGACGAGTATCTATATCCATGTTCGTGTATATTGTGCCGTTCGAGACCGCAATCACTTTCCCGTTTGCGAGCGCGGGTTCGAGTATGATCCGAATCGCCGGGATGGCCGGCAACCGCGGGCGCAACCTG is a genomic window containing:
- the purB gene encoding adenylosuccinate lyase, which gives rise to MTDTHALYAVSPLDGRYGGRTAPLSPYASEAALMRARVRVEVEYLIALADCEATPLELDTDERTQLSGLYNHFAEEDARLIKTLETEGYEEFEATNHDVKAVEYFIRHNLPADSDASAWIHFGLTSEDVNNLAHRLLVRDAVEDVLLGELYELQDTLAEMAREHRDLPMLARTHGQPATPTTFGKELAVYAARLGRTTARVRDATDELRGKLGGASGTYAAHVAAYPDVDWQSFAEAFVTDLGLEFEPLTTQVNPCDDLSALFDAFRGVNDVLLDLDRDMWLYVSDRYLGQEAVEGETGSSTMPHKVNPIDFENSEGNLSKANSDLTFLAEYVTTSRLQRDLSDSTVKRNIGAALAHCLIGYKKSAAGLSKVVPNEQVMRDELESTPEIIGEAVQTILRREGQADAYERVKAVTRGKDVSIADFRELFDDLDIDEDVREELHALTPAGYTGIADDLVDDVPE
- a CDS encoding MATE family efflux transporter, with the protein product MSATGEDRSVDVTNGELLKPIVFLAIPLVLTQLLQVAYNIADTFWVGRVGSDAVAAISFAFPIIFLVISIGGGFTVAGTILISQHKGANNDERVDHVVGQTMSFVLLVSLLASIVGYVFAPQLLTLVGAEAGSAVHGMAVEYTRAWFVGTVTVFAFFMFQALLRGWGDTRTPLYLMTVSVVLNVVLDPFLILGFENNPLFGALGLGALESSLYSLTGFTGLGVEGAAIATVFSRAVGAFVGLWLLFSGELGIKPSLSQFRLQLESVTKLVRLGIPAGIEQSTRALGITVLTALVAIAGSDAVAAFGVGSRVYAIFTLLSLGIAQATEVVVGQNLGAQQSDRARNGVLLNAGIIGGAFAAMSVAVYAFAPEIIGVFLTGEESATVIDMGAEFLTIVGPTFAFLGVFQILMGAFRGSGSTRIAMAFSILSLWIIQVPVAYGLIQWGGFGETGVWYAMAISNVVSVVVAGLWFFRGTWTSGVVDTPASPTAD